The genome window AATCTTAGGAATGAATTCATCAGGGGTACCACATACGGAGAATGCATCGAGTGCTTCATCGGTTACAGCGCCAATAGCTCCACCGAAGTCACCTTTAGCTAAGAATGCACCCATTTGTTCATTGAATCCTTCAGGTAATCCGTGTCTTGCAATTACTGGAGGTGGGGAACCTGCTGCAATAAATGCAACTACAATTTTAGCTGCGTTTTTAGCTGCTTCAGAGTCTGCACCAATGGAAGTTGCAGTGTATGCACCTACATCAAATGCTTTGTCTCCACCTGCTGCTTCAATACCTTTTTTGATCATAGGCATAGCAGCTTCATAATCTTTAGGGTTGGAAGCGTTAATTAATACACCGTCAGCGATTTCACCAGCGGTTTCTAACATTTTAGGACCTTGTGCACCCATGTAAATAGGGATTGCATCTTGTACTTTTTTAGCTCCACCTAATGCTGCACCAGCTTCAGTTTTTCCACCGTCTAATAAGGTGTTAATGTCTGCAATAGCTGCTTTGATAGTGGATACAGGTTTTTCCCAAGCAATACCTAATGCGTCAAAGGTTGCTTTGTCACCAGGACCAATACCAAAGGTTGCTCTACCATTAGAGATTTCGTCGACAGTAGCAATTGCAGAAGCGGAAATTGCAGGGCTTCTTACGTATGGGTTGGTTACACCAGGACCCATTTTAATGGTTTCAGTGTTTGCTGCAATTAATGCTAAGGTTTCGTATACGTTTTTGTTGTTGTAGTGGTCAGTGATCCATGCGTATTCAAAACCAACGTCTTCTGCTAATTTTACTAATCTTACGAGTTCATCTAACGGGATTTGAGGTACGAATTCTATACCAAATTTCATATTTATCACCAATTTTTATTATGTTGTCTAGCTTATAAAGTATTTGTTATTTAAAAAATATAGAAAGATTTATATATTAAATAGGATTTGTTTATTTTTTTAATAAAAATATGAACAATTATAAAAAATTAATAAATTTTTATATACAAAATTAAATTATACTTGATAAATATTAAAAATAATATATAAGAAAATTAGTTATTAAAAAATTGATAAAACTTAATAAAATATTTAAAATAGATTAAATTTGTTATAAATTAATAAAACAAACAATTATCTACTAAATAATGGAGATTAAAAAACAAATATTTAATTTTAATAGAATAGAACATTTAATATCATTCAAACAAAAATATCCAGATATTACTAAAAATAAAAAAATAATATTTCTGATTGGATAAAAAAGTAATTTAAAAAAGTTATAAATAATAAATATGACATATTATAATAAGAAATTAATTAATGAAAATGTTATAAAAAATTGATTAATTAAAATAAAATTATATTTATCAAAATAGGTTAAACAATGGAAATTAGAGAATTAACAAAAGAAATAAGAGATAAATCACTTGAATATGCTAAGCCAAAAGAACTGGATAGTCTTTCTGCAAGCTGGTATCAAGAGGATCTTTTATATTCTGGAAAAGGGAAAACCATATTCTTAATCCTACCTACTCCTGGCTGTTCATGGGCACTTGGTCCGAGTGGAGGATGCACAATGTGCAGCTATATCTCAGATTGTTACCTTAAGCCAATTGAGAATTCCAAAATCATTGAACTCTTTGAAAAGGAATTAATCAAATGGGATTATAAGGAGGATTACGAAAATGGAGATAAAATAGCTATAAAACTCTTTGCATCAGGAAGCTTCTTGAATCCAGACGAAGTTCCTAAAGAAGCTAGAGACTACGTTTTGAAAAAGTTAGCTGATATGGAAGAAATCAGTGAAATAGTTGTTGAATCCAGACCGGAATATGTTAAGGAAGATGTTTTAGATGAAATCTTCGAAATAATAGGGGATAAACTATTTGAAATCAGTATAGGTTTGGAAACTTCAAATGAAGAAACCAGATTGAATAAGATCAATAAGGGATTCAACAATAAAACCTTTGAAAAGGCAATAAATCTCATCAAAGAGTATAAAAACAAGCACAACATAAAATCTAAAGCTTACATATTTGTAAAACCTATATTGCTCTCTGAACAGGAAGCTATAAATGAGGCAATTGAAACCGCAAGCTACTGTGAAGACTTAGGAGTGGATAGAGTATCATGCTGTCCAGCAACAATTCACAGAGGAACATTAATAGAAAGGCTTTGGAGAAGAGGATCATATAATCCTCCTTGGATTTGGTCAACTATTGAAGTAATCAATACAATAAGGCAAAATGTAAAGATTCCTGCATTGATGGATACCTCAGGATTCGGTTCAAGAAGAGGTCCTTACAACTGTAAAAAATGCAATAAGGAATTGAAACACAGAATTATAGATTCCAACTTTGACCAAAGCCAAATTGAATATGATTGCGAATGCAAGAAGGAATGGGTTGCAGAAGTAAAATTCTCTGATTTGAATAAGTCCAAGACCCCAATAAAACATTTGCCATTGTATTAAACAATATATATTTATAAATAATAAAACTAATAAAATTATTAAATAATTATGCATAATATCTTATATGCATTAATATTTATCAAAGAGCAAAAATAATTAAAAACAAATAAGGAGGGAAGATTTTGCATAAACAAACTACAATAAGCATTATTGCAATTATTTTAGGAATTCTTATCATTGCATTCCCAATGCTTGGAGTAATTGCAGCATCAGATATCCTTGGATTATCTGTTTTATTACTTGCAATCTTCTTATTAGCAAATGGTGTTAGTGAAGTGGAATACAACACAACCAGAGGATTGATTAATACAATCTTAGGAATATTAATGTTAATAATTAGTTTAGGTTTAATATTCAACCCAAGCATATTTGCATTTTTAACTGCTTTGACAATTTACTTAGCAGGAATATTCTTAATCATAATAGGTTTAATAATCATTGTTGGAAACAGAGACAACAAATACGGATTCTGGATGGGAATATTAGGAATAGTTTTAGGTGTAATATACATTATCCTTGGAACTTACATTAATAATCCACTCATTCTTGGTTCATTAATAGGAATCTGGTTATTGGTAACTGGAGTATTGAACTTATTAGATAATGGTTATTAAATGTAGAATAAATAATAAGAAATATTATTTATTCCCTTTACTATTTTTTAAAAAACATAATAATACAATAATTATAAACTACATATTATTTTTATAAAACAATAATTCTAAAAAAAAAAAATAATTCTATTTTTAAATAATAAATTACTTTTAGGAAAATATACTATGATAGCGATTAGTGCCGACTTTGACCCAGTTCACAAAGGACATGAGG of Methanobrevibacter ruminantium contains these proteins:
- the mer gene encoding 5,10-methylenetetrahydromethanopterin reductase; the protein is MKFGIEFVPQIPLDELVRLVKLAEDVGFEYAWITDHYNNKNVYETLALIAANTETIKMGPGVTNPYVRSPAISASAIATVDEISNGRATFGIGPGDKATFDALGIAWEKPVSTIKAAIADINTLLDGGKTEAGAALGGAKKVQDAIPIYMGAQGPKMLETAGEIADGVLINASNPKDYEAAMPMIKKGIEAAGGDKAFDVGAYTATSIGADSEAAKNAAKIVVAFIAAGSPPPVIARHGLPEGFNEQMGAFLAKGDFGGAIGAVTDEALDAFSVCGTPDEFIPKIEGLAEMGVTQYVAGSPVGKNVEESIKLLGEVIASF
- a CDS encoding archaeosine biosynthesis radical SAM protein RaSEA — its product is MEIRELTKEIRDKSLEYAKPKELDSLSASWYQEDLLYSGKGKTIFLILPTPGCSWALGPSGGCTMCSYISDCYLKPIENSKIIELFEKELIKWDYKEDYENGDKIAIKLFASGSFLNPDEVPKEARDYVLKKLADMEEISEIVVESRPEYVKEDVLDEIFEIIGDKLFEISIGLETSNEETRLNKINKGFNNKTFEKAINLIKEYKNKHNIKSKAYIFVKPILLSEQEAINEAIETASYCEDLGVDRVSCCPATIHRGTLIERLWRRGSYNPPWIWSTIEVINTIRQNVKIPALMDTSGFGSRRGPYNCKKCNKELKHRIIDSNFDQSQIEYDCECKKEWVAEVKFSDLNKSKTPIKHLPLY
- a CDS encoding DUF308 domain-containing protein — protein: MHKQTTISIIAIILGILIIAFPMLGVIAASDILGLSVLLLAIFLLANGVSEVEYNTTRGLINTILGILMLIISLGLIFNPSIFAFLTALTIYLAGIFLIIIGLIIIVGNRDNKYGFWMGILGIVLGVIYIILGTYINNPLILGSLIGIWLLVTGVLNLLDNGY